The Nitrososphaerota archaeon genome includes a window with the following:
- a CDS encoding 4-hydroxybutyrate CoA-transferase, with protein sequence MFVVTEYGVAKLKGKSVRERARELIKIAHPDFADQLSKEAQKLGFI encoded by the coding sequence ATGTTTGTAGTGACTGAATACGGTGTGGCGAAGCTAAAGGGCAAAAGTGTTAGAGAGCGGGCTCGAGAGTTGATCAAGATAGCGCATCCAGATTTTGCTGATCAGCTGAGTAAGGAGGCGCAGAAGCTAGGGTTTATCTGA